The Pantoea phytobeneficialis genome has a segment encoding these proteins:
- the nrdA gene encoding class 1a ribonucleoside-diphosphate reductase subunit alpha, whose protein sequence is MNQSLLVTKRDGRQERIDLDKIHRVLDWAAEGLNNVSVSQVELRSHIQFYDGIRTSDIHETIIKAAADLISRDAPDYQYLAARLAIFHLRKKAYGQFEPPALYDQVVKMVEMGKYDRHLLEDYSKAEFEQMDSFIDHWRDMNFSYAAVKQLEGKYLAQNRVSGEIYESAQFLYILVAACLFSGYPRDTRMDYVKRFYDAVSTFKISLPTPIMSGVRTPTRQFSSCVLIECGDSLDSINATSSAIVKYVSQRAGIGINAGRIRALGSPIRGGEAFHTGCIPFYKHFQTAVKSCSQGGVRGGAATLFYPMWHLEVESLLVLKNNRGVEGNRVRHMDYGVQINKLMYQRLLKGEDITLFSPSDVPGLYDAFFADQDQFERLYTTYEKDDSIRKQRVKAVDLFSLMMQERASTGRIYIQNVDHCNTHSPFDPSIAPVRQSNLCLEIALPTKPLDDVNDENGEIALCTLSAFNLGAIDSLDDLEELAILAVRALDALLDYQDYPIPAAKRGAMGRRTLGIGVINFAYYLAKNGVRYSDGSANNLTHKTFEAIQYYLLKASNELAKEQGACPWFNETTYAQGILPTDTYKKDLDSICNEPLHLDWETLRESIKTHGLRNSTLSALMPSETSSQISNATNGIEPPRGHISIKASKDGILRQVVPEYERLKDQYELLWEMPSNDGYLQLVGVMQKFIDQAISSNTNYDPSRFANGKVPMKQLLKDLLTAYKFGVKTLYYQNTRDGAEDAQDDLAPSIQDDGCESGACKI, encoded by the coding sequence ATGAACCAAAGTCTGCTCGTTACTAAACGCGATGGCCGCCAGGAGCGCATTGATCTCGACAAAATTCACCGGGTACTGGACTGGGCAGCCGAAGGTCTGAACAACGTCTCAGTGTCACAGGTTGAGCTGCGTTCCCACATTCAGTTCTATGATGGGATTCGAACTTCAGATATTCATGAGACCATCATCAAGGCCGCTGCAGACCTTATTTCTCGCGATGCCCCGGATTATCAGTACCTTGCCGCACGCCTGGCGATTTTCCACCTGCGCAAGAAAGCCTACGGCCAGTTTGAGCCGCCAGCGCTTTACGATCAGGTAGTTAAAATGGTCGAGATGGGCAAATACGATCGCCATCTGCTGGAAGACTACAGCAAAGCAGAGTTCGAGCAGATGGACAGTTTTATCGACCACTGGCGCGATATGAACTTCTCCTATGCCGCCGTCAAGCAGCTGGAAGGTAAATACCTGGCGCAGAACCGCGTTAGCGGTGAAATCTACGAAAGCGCGCAGTTCCTGTACATTCTGGTCGCAGCATGCCTGTTCTCAGGTTATCCGCGTGATACACGTATGGATTACGTCAAACGTTTCTATGACGCAGTCTCGACCTTCAAAATCTCGCTGCCGACGCCAATTATGTCTGGCGTGCGTACCCCGACTCGTCAGTTCAGCTCTTGCGTGCTGATCGAGTGTGGCGACAGCCTGGATTCCATTAACGCCACCTCCAGCGCGATTGTGAAATACGTTTCGCAGCGTGCCGGTATCGGTATCAACGCCGGTCGCATTCGTGCGCTGGGTAGCCCGATTCGTGGCGGTGAAGCGTTCCATACCGGCTGTATCCCGTTCTACAAACACTTCCAGACCGCCGTGAAGTCCTGCTCGCAGGGCGGTGTGCGCGGTGGTGCCGCTACCCTGTTCTACCCGATGTGGCATCTGGAAGTGGAAAGCCTGCTGGTGCTGAAAAACAACCGTGGTGTTGAAGGCAACCGCGTGCGTCATATGGACTACGGCGTGCAGATCAACAAGTTGATGTATCAACGCCTGCTGAAAGGTGAAGACATCACCCTGTTCAGCCCGTCTGACGTACCGGGCCTGTACGACGCGTTCTTCGCCGATCAGGACCAGTTCGAGCGTCTGTACACCACCTATGAAAAAGACGACAGCATTCGTAAACAGCGTGTCAAAGCGGTTGATCTGTTCTCACTGATGATGCAGGAACGTGCCTCCACTGGCCGTATCTACATCCAGAACGTTGACCACTGCAACACCCACAGCCCGTTTGATCCGTCCATCGCGCCGGTACGTCAGTCCAACCTGTGTCTGGAGATCGCCCTGCCGACTAAGCCGCTGGACGACGTTAACGACGAAAACGGTGAAATCGCCCTGTGTACGCTGTCAGCGTTCAACCTCGGCGCGATTGATAGTCTCGACGATCTGGAAGAGCTGGCGATTCTGGCGGTACGTGCGCTGGATGCCCTGCTCGACTATCAGGATTACCCCATTCCGGCCGCGAAACGCGGTGCGATGGGCCGCCGTACCCTGGGTATCGGCGTGATTAACTTCGCCTACTACCTGGCGAAAAACGGCGTGCGTTACTCTGATGGCAGCGCCAACAACCTGACGCATAAAACCTTCGAAGCGATTCAGTACTATCTGCTGAAGGCGTCGAACGAGCTGGCGAAAGAGCAAGGTGCCTGCCCGTGGTTCAACGAAACCACTTATGCGCAGGGCATTCTGCCGACCGATACCTATAAAAAGGATCTCGACAGCATCTGCAACGAACCGCTGCACCTCGACTGGGAAACGCTGCGTGAGTCGATCAAAACGCACGGTCTGCGTAACTCAACGTTGTCGGCGCTGATGCCGTCAGAGACGTCATCGCAGATTTCGAACGCCACCAATGGCATCGAGCCGCCGCGCGGCCACATCAGTATCAAAGCGTCGAAAGACGGTATCCTGCGTCAGGTAGTGCCGGAGTATGAGCGTCTGAAGGATCAGTACGAACTGCTGTGGGAAATGCCGTCTAACGATGGTTACCTGCAACTGGTTGGTGTGATGCAGAAGTTTATCGACCAGGCGATTTCGTCGAACACCAACTACGATCCGAGCCGCTTTGCTAACGGCAAAGTACCGATGAAGCAGCTGCTGAAAGATCTGCTGACCGCTTACAAGTTTGGCGTGAAAACCCTGTACTACCAAAACACCCGTGACGGTGCTGAGGATGCACAGGACGATCTGGCCCCCTCCATTCAGGACGACGGCTGCGAAAGCGGCGCTTGTAAGATTTAA